A DNA window from Naumovozyma dairenensis CBS 421 chromosome 7, complete genome contains the following coding sequences:
- the NDAI0G00830 gene encoding uncharacterized protein (similar to Saccharomyces cerevisiae YNL011C; ancestral locus Anc_1.394), with protein sequence MNIVVLSGGTATNSLTPCFSEISVSKGFDLTYILPISDNGGSTSEILRIVGGPAIGDIRSRIVRIMNDPQLVKLLGYRLSEDEITAKKDWNNIVEGTHIIWSNVPTEVKEMCRAFFIHIQSELLKKNRSSNNFQFAKASLGNMFLTGARLFLGSLDAAIELMMRIGRCSEKVHVIPCINTNHTHHISAVLKNGTIITGQSQISHPSKIVPKKPILKTTKDQFIHLLELDDDLMNSSMASSNESRNEQGKKQINQEIVEEEEAEYANPIYILPELKHSQLHYDKVDDNEMLPAPIKKILYINPYGEEIKPKGNSRAISKIKNANMIVYSIGSLMTSLLPIIILGNLAEVILEAKQTRKVLLINNKYDRETFGLDGTHYVKMVVKSLLEAVSSYRQSKDLPIESLKNITWSHFITDIVYLKQSEIKIDEPKMLSHGIHCYSINSNLMENDSLAEILKNIITHHKNSM encoded by the coding sequence atGAATATCGTTGTCCTTTCTGGTGGTACTGCTACAAATTCATTGACTCCGTGCTTCTCTGAAATAAGTGTCTCCAAAGGTTTTGACTTGACATATATTTTACCCATATCAGATAATGGTGGTTCTACTAGTGAAATATTACGTATCGTGGGGGGTCCAGCCATTGGTGATATAAGATCACGTATAGTGAGGATTATGAATGATCCACAATTAGTTAAATTATTAGGTTACAGATTatctgaagatgaaattacTGCAAAGAAGGATTGGAATAATATTGTGGAAGGTACACATATTATCTGGTCTAATGTTCCCACTGAAGTGAAGGAAATGTGTCGTgctttttttattcatattcaatctgaattgttgaaaaaaaatagatcctcaaataatttccaattcGCTAAGGCTTCTTTGGGGAATATGTTCTTAACTGGTGCAAGATTGTTTTTAGGTTCATTAGATGCTGCTATTGAATTGATGATGAGAATTGGAAGATGTAGCGAGAAAGTTCATGTTATCCCTTGTATTAATACTAATCATACTCATCATATTTCTGctgttttgaaaaatggaaCTATCATTACTGGTCAATCACAAATATCACATCCTTCCAAAATAGTCCCAAAAAAGCcaatattgaaaacaacaaaGGATCAATTTATACATCTACTAGAgttagatgatgatttaatgAATAGTTCAATGGCTTCGTCTAACGAAAGTCGTAATGAACAGggaaagaaacaaataaatcaagaaatagtagaagaagaagaagctgaaTATGCAAATcctatatatatcttaCCTGAACTGAAACACTCTCAATTACACTATGATAAAGTTGACGATAATGAAATGTTACCTGCTCCTATTAAGAAAATCTTATATATTAACCCATATGGTGAAGAGATTAAACCAAAAGGGAACTCAAGAGCAATCTCTAAGATTAAAAATGCTAATATGATCGTGTATTCTATTGGATCATTAATGACGAGTTTATTGCCAATTATTATCCTAGGAAACCTTGCCGAAGTAATCCTTGAAGCTAAGCAAACAAGAAAAGTACTattaatcaataataaatatgataGAGAAACTTTTGGATTAGATGGAACCCACTATGTTAAAATGGTGGTCAAATCGTTATTGGAAGCTGTTTCCAGCTATAGACAATCAAAAGATCTTCCAATTGAATCTCTGAAAAATATCACTTGGAGTCATTTTATTACTGATATCGTTTATTTAAAACAATCTGAAATAAAGATTGATGAACCAAAAATGCTTTCTCATGGAATACATTGTTATTCTatcaattcaaatttaatggaaaatgattcattagcagaaattttaaaaaatatcataacTCATCATAAGAATTCAATGTGA
- the HEF3 gene encoding translation elongation factor EF-3 (similar to Saccharomyces cerevisiae YEF3 (YLR249W) and HEF3 (YNL014W); ancestral locus Anc_1.391): protein MSESELSLEFLQELFNNLEIASPDTRDDICSQLSSFLNGNIIEHDLPQKFFDKLHKAIIDKKTSSNALDAIIYIANQTNLSPSVEPFIVSTVPSICAKAGDKDSSIQEIAKRALFAVVNAINPIATKALLPHLINCLSSTNKWQEKIAILESIAILVDVAKEQIALRMPELIPILSESMWDTKKEVKETATKTITKATETIENKDIEIFIPQLINCIANPSNVPETVHALGATTFVSDVTPATLSIMVPLLNRGLQERDTSIKRKSAVIIDNMCKLVEDPQIVAPFLNDLLPGLKNNFSNIADPEAREVTLRALKTLRRVGNVADDDTIPEISHAGDVSVNLQLFKTLLANAKVTDIDSRFEVVIQYIAAIAANLIDERIIDQQAWFTHVTPYMTIFLHEQQSKDMLDEFRKRAVDNIPIGPNFDDEEDEGEDLCNCEFSLAYGAKILLNKTQLRLKRGRRYGLCGPNGAGKSTLMRAMANGQVEGFPTQDECKTVYVEHDIDNTHSDTSVVDFVFESGVGERDAIISKLNEFGFSNDAVNQPISSLSGGWKMKLALARAVLKNADILLLDEPTNHLDTVNVAWLVDYLNNCGITSIIVSHDSGFLDNVCQYIIHYEGLKLRKYKGNLSEFVKRCPTAKSYYELGASDLEFQFPTPGYLEGVKTKQKAIVKVSNMSFQYPGTSKPQVSDVTFQCSLSSRIAVIGPNGAGKSTLINVLTGELLPTTGDVYTHENCRIAYIKQHAFAHIENHLDKTPSEYIQWRFQTGEDRETMDRANRQINESDTEMMNKIFKIEGTPRRVAGIHSRRKFKNTYEYECSFLLGENIGMKSERWVPMMSVDNAWLPRGELVESHSKLVAEVDMKEALASGQFRALTRKEIEEHCSMLGLDSELVSHSRIRGLSGGQKVKLVLAAGTWQKPHLIVLDEPTNYLDRDSLGALSKALKAFEGGVIIITHSAEFTKDLTEEVWAVKEGKMTPSGHNWVTGQGAGPRIEKKEAEGDVFDAMGNKIVGANAKKKSKLSSAEMRKKKKERMKKKKEMGDEYVSSEEDF, encoded by the coding sequence ATGTCTGAATCAGAGTTATCATTAGAATTCTTACAAGAATTATTCAACAATTTGGAAATCGCTTCTCCTGATACAAGAGATGATATTTGTTCTCAACTTTCATCATTCTTAAACGGAAATATCATCGAACATGATCTTCCACAAAAATTCTTTGATAAACTTCACAAAGCTATCATAGATAAAAAAACTTCAAGTAATGCGTTAGATGCTATCATCTACATTGCTAATCAAACAAATTTATCACCTTCAGTGGAACCATTCATCGTATCAACTGTTCCCTCTATTTGTGCCAAAGCGGGTGATAAAGATAGTTCCATACAAGAAATAGCCAAGAGAGCTTTGTTTGCTGTGGTTAACGCAATTAATCCTATTGCAACCAAGGCATTGTTACCTCATCTAATCAATTGTCTCTCTTCTACTAATAAATGGCAAGAAAAAATTGCCATTTTAGAATCCATTGCAATTTTAGTCGATGTAGCTAAGGAACAAATTGCATTACGTATGCCTGAATTGATTCCAATCTTATCTGAATCCATGTGGGATACGAAGAAGGAAGTTAAAGAAACCGCGACTAAGACTATTACGAAGGCCACAgaaactattgaaaataaagatattgaaattttcattcctcaattgattaattgTATTGCTAATCCAAGTAATGTTCCTGAAACTGTTCATGCTCTTGGTGCTACCACTTTTGTTTCCGATGTGACTCCTGCTACTTTGTCCATTATGGTTCCTTTATTGAATAGAGGTTTACAAGAAAGAGATACTTCTATTAAGAGGAAATCAGCcgttattattgataatatgtGTAAGTTAGTGGAAGATCCGCAGATTGTTGCTCCATTTTTAAACGATTTATTACCaggattgaaaaataatttcagTAATATTGCTGATCCTGAAGCAAGAGAAGTTACATTGAGAGCTTTGAAAACTTTGAGAAGAGTTGGGAATGTTgcagatgatgatactaTTCCTGAAATATCTCATGCTGGTGATGTTAGTGTGAATTTACAATTATTCAAGACTCTTTTAGCAAACGCAAAGGTTACTGATATCGATTCTAGATTTGAAGTGGTTATTCAATATATCGCTGCCATCGCTGCCAATTTGATTGATGAAAGAATTATCGATCAACAAGCTTGGTTTACTCATGTGACTCCTTATATGACTATCTTCTTACATGAACAACAATCTAAGGATATGTTGGATGAATTTAGAAAAAGAGCTGTTGATAATATTCCTATTGGTCCAAATttcgatgatgaagaagatgaaggtGAGGATTTATGCAATTGTGAATTCTCTTTAGCGTATGGTGCCAagattttattgaataagACTCAATTAAGGTTGAAAAGAGGTAGACGTTATGGTCTCTGTGGACCAAATGGCGCAGGTAAATCAACTTTGATGAGAGCAATGGCTAACGGTCAAGTTGAAGGTTTCCCCACCCAAGATGAATGTAAAACAGTTTACGTTGAAcatgatattgataatacTCATTCTGATACATCAGTTGTTGATTTCGTTTTTGAAAGTGGTGTTGGTGAAAGAGATGCtattatttccaaattgaatgaattcGGATTTTCTAATGACGCAGTTAATCAAccaatttcatctttatccGGTGGttggaaaatgaaattagcCTTAGCAAGAGctgttttgaaaaatgccgatattttattattagatgaacCAACTAATCATTTAGACACTGTCAATGTTGCATGGTTAGTGGACTACTTGAATAATTGTGGAATTACTTCAATCATTGTTTCTCACGATTCTGGTTTCTTAGACAATGTCTGTCAATACATTATCCATTACGAAGGTCtaaaattaagaaaataCAAAGGAAATTTATCTGAATTCGTTAAAAGATGTCCAACTGCTAAATCTTACTATGAATTAGGTGCTTCTGATCTCGAATTCCAATTCCCAACCCCAGGTTATTTAGAAGGTGTCAAGACAAAGCAAAAGGCTATCGTCAAAGTATCAAATATGTCCTTCCAATATCCTGGTACTTCTAAACCTCAAGTGTCTGATGTTACGTTCCAATGTTCCTTATCTTCCAGAATTGCTGTAATTGGACCCAACGGAGCTGGTAAATCCACTTTAATTAATGTTTTAACAGGTGAATTATTACCAACCACTGGTGATGTCTATACTCATGAAAATTGTCGTATTGCATACATTAAACAACATGCATTTGCTCATATTGAAAATCATTTAGATAAAACACCATCAGAATACATTCAATGGAGATTTCAAACTGGTGAAGATCGTGAAACTATGGATAGAGCTAATAGAcaaattaatgaaagtGATACTGAAATGATGAATAAGATATTTAAAATTGAAGGTACACCAAGAAGAGTTGCTGGAATtcattcaagaagaaagttTAAGAATACTTACGAATATGAGTGTTCTTTCTTATTAGGTGAAAATATTGGTATGAAGTCTGAAAGATGGGTTCCAATGATGTCTGTTGATAATGCTTGGTTACCAAGAGGAGAATTGGTTGAATCACATTCCAAATTAGTTGCAGAGGTTGATATGAAGGAAGCTTTAGCTTCAGGGCAATTCCGCGCTTTGACAAGAAAGGAAATCGAAGAACATTGTTCCATGCTAGGTTTAGATTCAGAATTAGTTTCTCATTCCAGAATCAGAGGTTTATCAGGTGGTCAAAAAGTCAAATTAGTTTTAGCTGCTGGTACTTGGCAAAAACCACATTTGATTGTCTTAGATGAACCTACTAACTACTTAGACAGAGATTCATTAGGTGCTTTATCCAAAGCTTTGAAAGCTTTCGAAGGTGGtgttatcatcattactCATTCTGCTGAATTTACTAAGGATTTGACTGAAGAAGTTTGGGCTGTTAAAGAAGGTAAAATGACTCCTTCGGGTCATAACTGGGTTACAGGCCAAGGTGCTGGtccaagaattgaaaagaaagaagcTGAAGGTGATGTATTTGATGCTATGGGTAACAAGATTGTTGGAGCCAATGCAAAGAAGAAGTCTAAATTGTCATCTGCAGAaatgaggaagaagaagaaggaaagaatgaagaagaagaaggaaatgGGTGATGAATATGTTTCATCTGAAGAGGACttttaa
- the SPO1 gene encoding putative carboxylic ester hydrolase (similar to Saccharomyces cerevisiae SPO1 (YNL012W); ancestral locus Anc_1.392): protein MITYLKYLTIISVLLFATLYGLDEGPYEVNCPDYPLIREANVCLINETFCVNKSNILTHKYFMTSLKNELCPEEELYLKNRKRLLQNNIRQYLTGLDRINFTPEMYDLIAKHPPRLGVAISGGGYRSMLTGSGFLKGLDEFKLIDCLSYISGLSGGSWILMDLIIHGFDIDKLLKNWDLKDGLLEGIPEFDISQKDIVSGMGKNRALMEKRLEKRMYHFKNLETNGKQFDEFYDFFENIWTPLDEEGSKIFNGTLVKRGDHPLERLKLLIFGNSTSQNSSVIYSFKKFRQVLDFYTDLHLEVRKKKIQGFYVSFTDYWGKALIKRLKHNDNNTSIIGTTNSLTKLIQNNDKFQKFEAPIPIFIANCRNGHLRNKIFEFTPFEFGSWDDMLRLFVKLPYLGSKIIKGVPEICYNDFDDIGFITATSSSIFNNVILYIWQLISESSHEVMKAIETVMGLFGISSKQLEQLDEMNSMIQPETDYAVYHYNPFYQYPGNDNDFTRDSHLYLVDGGEDGENIPLRPLLIPERDMDVIFVIDSSSDKNNFANGTKLLYIFKELEKQGIHYKVPKELKKFGKSQNHPLIIGCHAKSNNGVPLPIIIYYPNAEYSFPSNTSTFKVMYDDNETSSMLQNGKDIFTDDNNPFYKNCLGCIISKRSIDKHGDGINYSKFCNKCFKKYCAS from the coding sequence atgataacctatttgaaatatcttACTATTATTTCAGTTCTCCTTTTTGCTACCTTGTATGGGCTAGATGAAGGCCCGTATGAGGTTAATTGTCCCGACTATCCTCTAATCAGGGAGGCAAATGTATGTTTGATTAATGAGACTTTTTGTGTAAATAAGTCCAACATACTAACtcataaatattttatgaCTTCCCTAAAGAATGAACTCTGCCCAGAAGAGGAATTGTACCTCAAGAATAGGAAACGATTACTTCAAAATAACATCAGACAATATTTAACTGGATTAGATCGTATAAATTTTACTCCAGAAATGTACGATTTAATTGCAAAACATCCACCTAGGCTCGGCGTTGCTATATCAGGTGGAGGTTATAGATCAATGTTGACCGGATCTGGGTTTTTAAAAGGGTTGGACGAATTTAAATTGATAGATTGTCTTAGTTACATATCTGGTCTCTCTGGTGGTAGTTGGATCTTAATGGATTTGATTATACATGGATTTGATATAGATAAGCTATTAAAGAATTGGGATTTGAAAGATGGGTTGTTAGAGGGAATTCCAGAATTTGACATTAGTCAGAAGGATATAGTTTCCGGTATGGGAAAGAATAGAGCTCTAATGGAAAAACGATTGGAGAAGAGGATGTAtcatttcaaaaacttGGAAACTAATGGTAAGcaatttgatgaattttatgacttttttgaaaatatctgGACCCCTTTAGATGAAGAAGGAagtaaaatattcaatggTACTTTAGTAAAACGTGGAGATCACCCATTAGAGAGGTTAAAACTGCTAATTTTTGGGAATAGCACCTCACAAAATTCTTCAGTTATTTACtctttcaagaaatttagACAAGTTCTAGACTTTTATACTGATTTGCATCTTGAAGTtcgaaagaaaaaaattcaaggCTTTTATGTATCATTTACAGATTATTGGGGTAAAGCCTTGATTAAAAGATTGAAacataatgataataatacatcGATAATCGGGACAACAAATTCTTTAACGAAGctaattcaaaataatgataaattccAGAAATTTGAAGCACCCATTCCAATTTTCATTGCAAACTGCAGGAATGGACATCTTCGAAataaaatctttgaatttacCCCCTTTGAATTTGGTTCTTGGGATGATATGTTAAGATTGTTTGTCAAATTACCATATTTAGGTTCAAAAATCATAAAGGGTGTGCCAGAAATTTGttataatgattttgatgacATTGGTTTTATTACAGcaacatcttcttcaatctTCAATAATGTTATCCTTTATATATGGCAATTAATTTCGGAATCTTCTCATGAAGTAATGAAGGCCATTGAAACGGTCATGGGATTGTTCGGGATAAGTAGTAAGCAACTTGAACAATTAGATGAAATGAATTCTATGATACAACCGGAAACCGATTATGCTGTATATCATTATAACCcattttatcaatatcctgggaatgataatgatttcaCTCGTGATTCTCATTTATATCTGGTTGATGGTGGTGAAGATGGAGAGAATATACCGTTACGGCCTTTGTTGATACCTGAAAGGGATATGGATGTCATTTTTGTTATTGATTCAAGTTcagataaaaataattttgcGAATGGGACCAagttattatatatattcaaggAGCTCGAGAAACAAGGAATTCATTACAAAGTCCcaaaagaattgaagaagtttGGTAAGAGTCAAAATCACCCTTTAATCATTGGATGCCATGCAAAATCAAACAACGGTGTACCTTTACcaataattatttattaccCTAATGCGGAGTATAGTTTCCCTTCAAACACATCTACTTTCAAAGTAATGTACGATGACAATGAGACAAGTTCTATGTTACAAAATGGGAAAGATATTTTTactgatgataataacCCTTTTTATAAGAACTGCCTTGGCTGTATTATTTCTAAAAGATCTATTGACAAACATGGTGATGGtataaattattcaaaattttgcAACAAatgttttaaaaaatattgtgcttcataa